A window of Sphaeramia orbicularis chromosome 8, fSphaOr1.1, whole genome shotgun sequence genomic DNA:
gtttgtctaaATCTGAGAGCAGATTGACATTAACGCTAGCTTCCATTAGCTTCCAGCCTAGCTAAAATCagtgtattagcattagcatgagtgAAGTTTACAGATGAAACCACtgaataaaacctgttttttctgtgtttttctttcttctagTGGTAAGTGAGGATACGCTCCCCGCTATCAGGAACTCGCCCGTGTGGTTAAGGGTGAGTTTCCCGATGCGGAGGTGTCAGGCTTCGTGGGAAGATCATGTAAGTAAGGTTTAACGTAAATAATTCAAAGCACTGATGGAAAAGTCATCACATAGGAAGTTATTTTAGCCTTAGCTTTTACACACACACCCCATAAAGTAGATGCAGGAGTAAACAAAGGCAAAGATCATTCCAGAACGCACTAGCCCTAATCTGATGTCATGCTCTTTTGTTTGCTTTAATAGCCAGCTTTGAGATTGAAATCAATGGGCAGCTGATCTTCTCCAAGCTTGAGTTGGGCGGATTCCCATACGAGGATGATGTGAGTCACGCAAACTCTGCAGAAAACCACATCACAACTGGAATATAAACAACACAACTGGACTTTTCTATAGTTAATCAATATTATAATTAAATGTGTCCATTCTGTGCAACTTTCTGCACATTTTCTGCAACTCAGAGGCACCCCCTCCTTACATTTATCTGATAGCTTTAGGTATTTCTCAGATTACAGTTTTTTCCCCATCTTATGCAGTAAATATAGGAATAGTTTGACatgttattatttgtatttgGACAGGACATTGCACATTAATGAACGTAGTATGTAATGTTAATGTTACTATGCCAAAGTTAGCATAAATGTTGACTTGCaccagttaaaaaataaataaattcatatcaACATTACTATAGTCAAGGATCAGAAAAGCAGTCCAGTCATAATGATGCTGTTATTGTGTGTATGTATAATTTATACAATGAGACATGAAACACTTAAATATGTATTATTTGATGACATGAAACAGGCTTATTGTACAGTCAttcaaatgagtaaaaaaatgtaatttttaagtgaaatctttattttgaacatgtagacagtgaaaggAAAATATCAGTAACGATACATAAACGGTTGATAATTGAAcaaaaggaaaagagaaaaaaaaacaataaataaaattaaacatgctcgaaaaggagtggcaagaagtaaaaacttacatactcctacccccaatctgtACTCCTTATGATCTCTGTATAAtatcaattattattttatatgaatatcaatataataacaataataatataacaatataacacatCCTtcttcctatatacactaataatataataatatccatttacaaattatcatacCAGTACCAGCAAtctcagatattaataaaaactaaaataacaaacaaaaaaaacccatgtctatatatatatatatatataaatacatataatattctatattgtcctatatagtaatgaatatatatagatggagagacagacagactttattgatccaaacTGGTAAACTgttgtaaatatatacataatgtaatatataataatatacacacaAGCGTAGACTGTGATTCATGTGGATTTATTGGTATGTTTTACAAGCCATTGTTAAATGCAGTGAAAATATTGGCCTAAAATCCAGTCAACattcactatttatttatttgcacatcacaaacaacatgaaaaaataaagaaaagaaattatCCTCCAAGTAACACtgttgtgcaggagaggataaatacctccccagaaataaacaatacacaaaaaagaaataaagaataaaaaatgatacaactgaaataataattaaaagtaaaaacttcaaatcaaatgatataaagaACATCTATTGAAAACCTGATGCAACACGAACAGACCAGATGCAATGATGTTTGTACAGACTATGGTTCGTAGAATTGTTATGAAGTAAAACAGGTTGAGCCTGAATACTCCAGGTGATAATGTCCCACAGTTCTGCACACATGGAAACAAACTGCACCTGAGAATAGAAATGCACTGTTGTGTTCCAAACACAAAGTACACACTCAGCCAGGTTGGATAGAGCTGTTGTTTACACTGATATCACAGATTAGACATGTCCCACATCAGAGATTAGACATGTCCCAAAGTGACCCTCCTTTACCCAGAGGACAGTGGGGTACAGTGGGGACTGAGTGGGCCAGCTGTGTCTGATGTAGGACAGACGGTACTGTTTACTGTCATGAGTGTCAAAGATGAGACGAGTAAATATGAACTCGGCATATGATTGTgatttttgtgatttagtgatttattccgaatatgcaatgaaatttaacatatatgcacttgcaaaacatagataataatacaaata
This region includes:
- the LOC115424980 gene encoding migration and invasion enhancer 1-like, whose protein sequence is MGVVTIRVEYCGKUGYAPRYQELARVVKGEFPDAEVSGFVGRSSSFEIEINGQLIFSKLELGGFPYEDDIMNVVQKAHDGQPLQKISKSRAPCVIM